One Xiphophorus hellerii strain 12219 chromosome 1, Xiphophorus_hellerii-4.1, whole genome shotgun sequence DNA segment encodes these proteins:
- the LOC116728016 gene encoding deoxynucleoside triphosphate triphosphohydrolase SAMHD1-like, which yields MASRKRPMGPAASSDEEFKTPEKRASVVRGSPLVSGFMRWGVEETCRYLQREGLEEWKDKFRAERITGVGLRCLKDEDLEKIGIKCLGDRLKILHSLRKLWQIEAEPSKVFNDPIHGHVELHPLLIKIIDTPQFQRLRNIKQLGGTYYVFPGASHNRFEHSIGVGYLAGRLVQALNEKQPELLISRRDILCVQIAGLCHDLGHGPFSHMFDGMFIPKARPGIKWKHEAASLKMFDYLVDDNCLKPVMEKHGLVLPEDLNFIKEQIAGPTESSSGQGEKWPYKGRSKDKSFLYEIVANKRNGIDVDKWDYFARDCYHLGIQNNFDYRRFLKFARVCEVDGQKHICTRDKEVGNLYDMFHTRNCLHRRAYQHKVGNIIETMITEAFLKADPHIHIEGSEGKIFTLSTAIDDMVAYTKLTDNVFEQILNSSSQELAEARLILRKIIRRQLYKCLGQTQPDKALTVTQENIRIWEADLAQSIPHSGSRDVVLQPEDFVVSVITMDYGMKEKNPINNVRFYCKDDPTKAIKINKNQVSKLLPEHFAEQLIRVYCKKTDERTLEAAKKHFVQWCMDRNFSKPQDGDVIAPELTPLKLSWCTNNEGEDSDGCSSKEANVHMNGLSKAKTQLNFQ from the exons ATGGCGAGTCGAAAGCGACCCATGGGGCCAGCTGCTAGCTCGGATGAGGAGTTCAAAACCCCGGAGAAGAGAGCGTCAGTGGTCCGAGGCTCGCCTCTGGTCTCCGGCTTCATGCGGTGGGGAGTCGAGGAAACCTGTCGGTACCTGCAAAGAGAAGGACTTGAAGAGTGGAAGGACAAGTTCAGAG CTGAGAGGATTACAGGTGTGGGACTGAGGTGCCTCAAGGATGAAGACCTGGAGAAGATTGGCATAAA GTGTCTCGGTGACCGTCTAAAGATTCTGCACAGCCTCAGGAAACTGTGGCAGATAGAAGCTGAGCCCAGCAAG GTCTTCAATGATCCCATCCATGGCCACGTGGAGCTGCACCCGCTTCTCATTAAGATCATCGACACGCCTCAGTTTCAACGACTTCGAAACATCAAGCAGCTTGGAGGGACGTATTACGTTTTTCCTGGGGCCTCCCACAACCGCTTTGAACACAGCATTGG GGTTGGGTATTTGGCTGGACGACTTGTTCAAGCTCTCAACGAGAAACAACCAGAGCTCCTCATCTCTCGCAGGGACATTCTTTGCGTGCAGATCGCTGGACTCTGCCATGACCTCG GACATGGACCTTTTTCCCATATGTTTGATGGCATGTTTATACCCAAAGCACGTCCAGGAATTAAATGGAAG caCGAGGCTGCCtctctaaaaatgtttgactaCCTTGTGGATGACAACTGCCTGAAACCGGTCATGGAGAAGCACGGTCTGGTGCTGCCAGAGGACCTGAACTTTATCAAGGAGCAGATCGCAGGACCGACAGAGAGCAGCTCAGGTCAAGGAGAGAAG TGGCCGTACAAAGGTCGTTCTAAAGACAAGTCCTTCCTCTATGAGATTGTCGCCAACAAACGGAACGGTATCGATGTGGATAAATGGGACTATTTTGCAAG GGACTGCTATCATTTGGGCATCCAGAACAACTTTGACTATCGGCGTTTCCTAAAATTTGCAAGGGTCTGTGAAGTGGATGGACAGAAACACATCTGCACAAGAGACAag GAGGTGGGCAATCTGTACGACATGTTCCACACTAGGAACTGTCTCCACAGAAGAGCCTACCAGCACAAAGTGGGCAACATCATCGAGACAAT GATcactgaagcatttttaaaagcagatcCACACATCCACATTGAAGGCTCTGAGGGAAAAATCTTCACTCTGTCCACAGCCATTGATGACATGGTGGCCTACACAAAGCTGACAG atAATGTGTTTGAACAGATCCTGAACTCGTCCTCTCAGGAGCTTGCAGAAGCAAGGCTGATACTGCGCAAAATCATCCGCCGGCAACTCTACAAGTGTCTGGGTCAAACCCAGCCAGACAAAGCCCTGACCGTCACTCAG GAAAATATTCGCATTTGGGAGGCAGATTTGGCTCAGTCCATCCCCCACAGTGGCTCTCGTGATGTTGTTCTTCAGCCAGAGGACTTTGTTGTCAGC GTTATCACGATGGACTATGGGATGAAGGAAAAGAACCCCATCAATAACGTGCGTTTTTACTGCAAGGATGACCCaacaaaagccataaaaatcaataaaaaccag gtGTCTAAACTTCTCCCAGAGCACTTTGCTGAACAACTGATCAGGGTGTACTGCAAGAAGACAGATGAGAGGACCCTGGAGGCCGCCAAGAAGCACTTTGTTCAGTGGTGCATGGATAGGAACTTCTCAAAGCCTCAG